In Rhinatrema bivittatum chromosome 1, aRhiBiv1.1, whole genome shotgun sequence, a single genomic region encodes these proteins:
- the LOC115073301 gene encoding uncharacterized protein LOC115073301: MDAARAVMPHSGRKRRARERLVLETSPASPESGPMDAHVVYGVAYPGEKQLLERSHEGNETPESLLDSIISLSPDQRTPPENPAVSRTSTLATHPLLSDDVNDRGGAIRVTLRETAVEAVEYSVSGEISTGGFLQFQAEQRTTIPEIFNLGMKMTLMVRPQVFTLETIWETLVILNDNVTSQLNPLIKKMVDIESQINVCKMRILQGTGLWILLDRI; this comes from the exons atggacgcagccagggcag TTATGCCGCACTCGGGACGAAAGCGACGGGCTCGGGAGAGGCTGGTTCTAGAAACCTCACCAGCAAGTCCAGAATCCGGCCCGATGGACGCTCATGTCGTTTATGGAGTTGCTTACCCGGGAGAAAAGCAGTTGCTGGAGAGGAGTCATGAAGGCAACGAAACACCGGAGTCTCTCCTTGACTCTATAATATCGCTGTCCCCGGATCAAAGAACACCTCCAGAGAATCCTGCAGTATCAAGaacatctacactggctacccaccCGTTGCTGTCCGATGATGTCAATGACAGAGGAGGAGCTATCAGAGTAACATTGAGGGAGACCGCAGTGGAAGCTGTCGAGTACAGCGTTTCTGGAGAGATTTCAACGGGAGGTTTTCTTCAGTTTCAAGCTGAACAGAGAACCACGATACCGGAGATTTTCAATTTGGGAATGAAAATGACATTGATGGTAAGACCCCAGGTCTTTACCTTGGAAACTATATGGGAAACCCTGGTTATTCTGAACGATAATGTTACTTCACAGTTGAACCCATTAATTAAGAAGATGGTGGATATTGAAAGTCAAATCAATGTTTGCAAGATGAGAATATTACAAGGGACAGGGTTGTGGATTCTGCTAGACAGGATATAA